From Capsicum annuum cultivar UCD-10X-F1 unplaced genomic scaffold, UCD10Xv1.1 ctg4767, whole genome shotgun sequence, the proteins below share one genomic window:
- the LOC107839774 gene encoding agamous-like MADS-box protein AGL15 yields MGRGKIDIKLIENVNNRQVTFSKRRAGLLKKASELSVLCDSEVAVIIFSSTGKLFEFSSTSMKQTLSRYNRCVSSTESSAVEKKSEGNEQPQSQQQTHFLKQEQKEVDSLKDELAKLKTKQLRLLGKDLNGMGLNELRLLEHQLNEGLLAIKERKEELLIQQLEHSRKQEERSALECETLRRQVEELRGLYPVNSCLPTAYLEYHHPLEKKYPILKESEESLDSDTACEDGVDNEDSNTTLQLGLPTIGRKRKKPEQESPSSNSENQVGSK; encoded by the exons ATGGGTAGAGGgaaaattgatataaaattgaTTGAGAATGTAAATAATAGACAAGTCACATTCTCGAAAAGGCGTGCTGGATTGTTGAAGAAAGCAAGCGAGCTCTCTGTTCTTTGTGATTCTGAAGTTGCTGTTATTATTTTCTCAAGTACTGGCAAGCTTTTTGAGTTTTCTAGTACTAG CATGAAACAGACACTTTCGAGATACAACAGATGTGTATCCTCAACAGAGAGTTCTGCTGTCGAAAAGAAGTCAGAG GGCAATGAGCAGCCACAGTCGCAGCAGCAGACGCATTTCCTGAAGCAGGAACAGAAAGAGGTCGACAGTCTTAAAGATGAACTTGCAAAGCTCAAGACAAAACAGCT GCGGTTGTTAGGCAAGGACCTTAATGGTATGGGTTTGAATGAACTACGGCTGCTTGAACATCAGCTGAATGAAGGATTATTAGCTATAAAGGAGAGGAAG GAGGAATTGCTGATACAGCAACTTGAGCATTCAAGGAAACAG GAGGAAAGGTCTGCACTGGAGTGTGAGACCTTACGTAGACAG GTAGAAGAGCTCCGAGGGTTATATCCTGTAAATTCGTGTTTACCGACAGCCTATCTTGAATACCATCATCCATTGGAAAagaagtatccaattttaaaagAGAGTGAGGAGAGTCTGGACTCGGACACAGCATGTGAAGATGGAGTAGACAATGAAGATTCCAACACCACCTTGCAATTggg GCTTCCAACTATTGGTCGAAAGCGAAAGAAACCTGAGCAGGAATCTCCTTCAAGCAACTCAGAGAATCAAGTCGGCTCAAAGTGA